The Vidua macroura isolate BioBank_ID:100142 chromosome 11, ASM2450914v1, whole genome shotgun sequence genome includes a region encoding these proteins:
- the ZNF821 gene encoding zinc finger protein 821 isoform X3: MVKVKKELENAERPVAGTPLIRENEVPESVNTEPILGLSQCPLCQLECGSRDQLIAHVYQHTGAVVSAKSYLCPVCGRALSSPGSLGRHLLIHSEDQLSNCAVCGARFTSHATFNSEKLPEMLSADRLPAPQSQGPSSAEGKDVAFCTPVYPAGILLVCNNCAAYRKLLEAQTPGMRKWALRRQNEPLEVRLQRLERERTAKKSRRDNETPEEREVRRMRDREAKRLQRMQETDEQRARRLQRDREAMRLKRANETPEKRQARLIREREAKRLKRRLEKMDMMLRAQFGQDSSAMAALAAEMNFFQLPVSNVELESQLLGKMTFEEQSNSALH, from the exons GTGCCTGAGAGTGTGAACACTGAGCCCATACTGGGACTGTCACAATGCCCCCTCTGCCAGCTCGAGTGTGGAAGCAGAGATCAACTCATTGCACACGTCTACCAG CACACTGGAGCGGTGGTGAGTGCCAAGAGCTACCTGTGTCCTGTGTGTGGCAGAGCCCTCAGCTCCCCAGGATCCCTTGGGAGACATCTCCTGATCCACTCAGAGGACCAGCTGTCCAACTGTGCAGTTTGTGGAGCACGCTTCACCAGCCACGCCACCTTCAACAG tgagaagctgccagagaTGCTCAGTGCGGATCGGCTGCCGGCACCACAGAGCCAGGGCCCCTCCAGCGCTGAGGGTAAGGATGTTGCCTTCTGCACCCCTGTGTATCCTGCGGGCATCCTCCTGGTGTGCAACAACTGCGCTGCGTACCGCAAGctgctggaggcacagaccCCTGGCATGCGCAAGTGGGCCCTGCGGCGCCAGAACGAGCCCCTGGAAGTGCGGCTGCAGCGCCTGGAGCGGGAGCGTACAGCCAAGAAGAGCCGGCGGGACAACGAGACGCCTGAGGAGCGCGAAGTGAGGCGTATGCGGGATCGGGAAGCCAAGCGGCTGCAGCGCATGCAGGAGACAGATGAGCAGCGGGCACGGCGGCTGCAGAGGGACCGGGAAGCCATGCGCCTGAAACGTGCCAACGAGACCCCCGAGAAGCGACAAGCCCGGCTCATCCGCGAGCGTGAAGCCAAGAGGCTCAAGCGGCGCCTGGAGAAAATGGATATGATGCTCCGGGCACAGTTTGGCCAGGACTCCTCTGCCATGGCCGCTCTGGCAGCTGAGATGAACTTCTTTCAGCTGCCAGTGAGCAATGTGGAGCTGGAGAGCCAGCTGCTGGGCAAAATGACCTTTGAGGAGCAGAGCAACAGTGCGTTGCACTAA